The Camarhynchus parvulus chromosome 22, STF_HiC, whole genome shotgun sequence genome includes the window CCTCGCTGCAGCTGCCGCGGGGCTCAGGGCGGCCCCCagtccccctccctgccccggcTGCACCGCGGCCCAGGCACGGGCtaggaggagcaggaggaggaggatgacgAAGGCCCTCCCCGaggtgcctgccctgccccatcAGTTTCCCCCAGTACCGGGCAGGGGGCACCGCGCGTCCCCCGCAGCTGCCGGGGAGGCTGAGCGTGCGCCCACCCCTCATGCCGCAGCTGCTCCCGCACCCCGGCAGTGCCGCACCTGCCCCGGGCAGCAACTGCCGCGGGCTGTGCCCCCCCGGGCTCCATCCAGGgccccccggctgtccccgggGCCcctccagctgtccccagctccccccatCCCCGGGGCCAGTCGGGGGGGGCCGGAGCAGCTGCGGGGTGCGGTGGGGCCGGGGATGGGGTCGGAGGAGCCGCTCCCCCGGCCGCGGGGATATGCGGGCCGCGGGCTCGGCACGGGGAGGagccgcggggcgggcgggggtcgCGGCGGGCCCCGGTGACGGTGACAGCGATGGCGGTGACGGCGGCTCATGCGCAGGCCGTCCCCGCGTGTCCTCAGATGAGCCCGAGCCCGCAGGGAGCCGcagcgcggggggcgggggctGCGGCAGCGCCGGTGGGGACACGGCACGGGCACGGCGGGGACACGGCACACCGCCCTGGGCACCGCACTGTGATGGCACAGCCGTGGGATGGCACACGCGCTTGACACACGGCACGCAGGCGTGTGCATGGCACGCAACGCTTTCACATCTGTGCACACGCACCTGCCTGAGCCATggcacacacaccacacacgGGCCACGCCGAACCCTGCCAGCCTTACACACGCACACGGCAGGCAGCCATGTGATGGCACAATGCCGTATACTCACTttacacacacccacacacacgTTATGCTGTGCACACACCAGCCTGAGATGTCACACACCATGCCTACGCCACGCCAagcctcctccctcccccccatGCTGGTACCgcacacccccagctcccctgagTCAGGCGATCCCCTCAGGACACCCCACGTTCTGTTTGTGCCTTCAGGACATCCTGCACGTCCCTGCAATGCCAAAGGGTGACCACCCCACCCCTCACCACCAGCTCCACCCTGCATGGCCCCCCACGGCACCCCCAAGGAGCAAGTCGGGCCTGGGCTGGTTTTCATTCACTTTTCCGCATACTTTATTTGTTACAAACATACAATTCTTTAAATATAGACTGTAAAACTCCATTTGCAAAAATCTGCTACGTCAGGAGTGCTCGGAGCAGGAGGAGTTCGTCGCGTCGGCCTCGTCTGCGCTAGTGGTAACACCCAGGACCTGCCTCCGGCCCCTGGAGCCGCCCCGCCGGCCGCAGGGAAGGGACACGGgggccccggcccccccggccGCCTAAAGTGCAGGTTTGctttagtttttgtttttctttcattaaaaaaataacaggaataaaactttctttttttttctcttttcgGCAAAGGGACGTCATGGCGAGCGCTCGGGGAGGGAGGCGGCGCTCCCGGGATCTGCTGCTCCGAGGAGGATCCGCTGCTCGGAGGAGGATCCAACATTCATGGGATCCAGTTCTCAGGGGATCCAACTCTCCGAGGAGGATCTGCTGCTTGGAGAAGAACCCAGCTCGAAGAGGAGGGTCTAGTGTTTGGAGGATCCAACTCTCAGAGGATCCAGCTCTCGGAGGATCCAACTTGGAGGAGGATCTGGCTCCCGGAGGAGGATCTAGCACTCAGAGAAGGATCTGGTGCTCAGAGGATCCAGCTCTTGGAGGATCCAGTTCTTGAAGGATCCAGCTCTCGAAGGAGGATCGGGCACTCAGAGGATCCAGCTTTCGGAGGATGCCATTCTTGGAGGACCCAGCTGTCAGCGAATCCAACTCTGGGAGCGCGTGGCTCTTGGAGGAGGATGCAGTGCTCTCCCCACcgctgctgtcccagccccatggcTGGGCTGCCCCGTGTCTGGAGCCACTCTCAGCCGCTGCTCTGAGGCCAGAGccccagggtgggatggggctgcaggccgtgccgtgccgtgccgtgctcCTCCCCAGCCGTCCCGCCCGGATCTGGCTGCTCCCGCCAAcgcccagccccggctccgcgTGGCTTGGCCCCGGCAACGCTGGCTCTACCGGCTCCGCGAGGATGAGGAGGGCGAGGAGGGCGAGGGCCTCGCCCTGCAGGAACATCTGGGAGCATCCACGAAGCCCAGACTGGGAATACCTGCTGAGCTCCGCAGTGCACCACCCTGCCTACCCCCAgtgctccctcagctgctcttttaaaatcttttccagtttttttgcgatttttttccacattttgctttttttataaGAGGCCAGTGAAGGGCTGGGTTGGTTTTGTCACCAACATGAGGAGCCATGGCGAGGCCCCCCAAGCCAACCCCCACTGCCCCCAAATTGCCTGGAAACAAGGCAGGAGAATccaaattttcttctgtattttttaggGCAAAAAGAACTGAAGCTGTTTGAACTTGCCCTGGAAGCACCACCCGCTCCAGACCCAGCCATTTGGGGTATTTCCAGTGGGTTTTGGGGCGCTGTACAAGACTTCCAATATTCTGTCTGTACAGCCATCATCGCGTTCTCCATCAGCCCCTCTGGGGCAGCAAAGCTGGAAGTACCAGGAATTCAGgatatttttccccctatttgtggtttaaaaataaaaattaaaaaaagaaaaaaaagcaatttgccCATTTTCTACAGAATTCAACCCAAAACCCAACCGAATCTGAGCTATGTACACACAGCCATGTCTATACACACAGAGATGGGAAGGGGGCTCGGGAGAGATGCCGGCGTTGTCCCGCTTTCCTGGAAACACCCAACGCCTCCTGGGGGgctccaagagaaaaaaacccccaaactgccccccaAGATCCCCTCCCCCATGGCCGCTCCCCTCGCTCCAGCTGGCACCtcaaatccccttttcccctattttatctcattttggctgtttttttctgctgtcttcCCCCGACgtgctctgctcttcccaccCAAATGGAGCTGTGGGAGGTTGTGTCCATGGATCCAGCGCTTCTCTGGCCAGGAAAGGCTCCCTGGGCCAACgccaggagctgcttttttgggtttattaCTGGATTTAggtggttttgccttttttttgtttcctcttccaTGTATTTCTAgccagctccccagagctgggccGGGCCGGCAGCGATTCCGCCGCTCTCCCAGAGTAGAAATAAGGCTAAATCACCGCAATTCagccaaaagaaagaaacccaaaggaatatatatatatttttatatatatatatatatatatatatatctcatcctcttcaaaaataaaaggagaggTCCCGCGGCTGGATGCCGGTGAGTCCCGCGGAGCTGGGAgcgtttttccccccaaatccgTCGTTGCCGTCGTGGTTTATGGATTTTTCTCCGTGGCAAAGAACACAGGACCAGGAGGATGGGTGGATACAGCAGGAATTCACCGGAAAGAGCTGCCTGAGGGTACAAAATACAGTACAGGACACATCGGCCATCGAGGAAGGACTATTGCTCCCGAGTGAGTGAGTGAGGGATCCGGGTCCTTTGCGACGGAGAAGGCTTAAAAACGGGATAAACGGAAGAAATTCgctttaaaaatccctttaaaaagaGCGACGtcggcgggagcggcgggagcagCGGGATGGGGCCGGGGGCCGGACGGACGGACAGAAGGACAGCGGCGTGGGGGTTCCCCCAGGGGTCTGCGGCCGTTCCTCACTTCCCAATAAATATGGAGAGAGGGAGATGCCGGATCCGTGGTAATAAATTAAGGAGGCAGCTGATTGGGCTCCCAAAAAtggattaaaaggaaaaaaaaaaagaaaagtcctAGAAGTGGTGAAACCGTTGGAGAAGAAGAGGCAAAACTTTGGAATGAGAGCGATGGAGTTCAGAGTTATGGGAAAACGGGGTGAAAAACCGGAATTCTGTACAGGGCAGGACTGAGCCGAGGGagtgaaaaagaattaaaaaaaaaaagactatttgAGAgtggaaaaatgtgtttaatagGAGGTGGCTGGAGGGACCAGGCGGCGCCAGGGCCGGGCCCAGGGGggcaaaaaaagacaaaaggaggcaaaaaataacaataaatctccaaaatccacccccaagGTGCCGGGGCCGGGCGTGGCCACGGATTTGGGGCCGGAAAATCCAATTTGGGTGAAGCCAAGGGGCGGATTCCGGCGGGTCCTGGTGAAACGGGGCCGGAGGCGCCTTATTTGGAGAGAAGGGGAAGATGGTTCGCCCCGTCGAgtttttccttgtgctttgtGCCGGCGCCTCCCCCTTCCCGGCGGGAAacggggaggggggggaaaaacGGTCAGAAATCGGCAAAACCGAGGAAATCTTCCCTAACTGCCAGGGAGCCGCCAGCTCGGGGCGGGTTCCAGTTCGGGTGCCTGGAGTTTGCATCCcgaaaaaaaaaccaaaaaaccaaaaataacccccacccccaaaaaaaaaaccaaacgtggaaagaggaggaaagggaaaaaaaaaaaaaaaggaaaatgaagggaaaatcaCAAGCCGAGGGAACGGCCGTTGGTCCAAGGTGCCTCCGctgccccccccgcccccggcgctgccgccgccgctcggcTCCGGGGCCCTCGCGTGCTGGTTTTGAtgggggggcaccgggaggggAGGGGGCCGCGGGGgaccccctgcccccccccaaAGCAGCGAGTCCTGGGGTCCGGGGGTCCCATGGTGGGAGccggggaggggccgggggggccgcGGCACGGTCGGGCCGGTTTCTCTCTCTCCGGTGGCGGCAGGAGCGGGGCTCGGGGACCCCCGCGCCCCACCGCTGCTggggggggctcggggaccCCTTCATCCCGTTGCTGGGAGCGGGGAcccggggggtttggggaccccTTCACCCCGTCgctgggagggggaagggggggctCAAGGACCCCTCTGCCCCGTCGCTGGGAGGGGGGATCGGGGACCCGTTCGccccggggctcggggggggTGGTGGGGGGCCGGCGTCGGGGTCGAGGGCTGGGGGGATCGGCTCAGTCGTCGTCCACGTCGTCGCCGTCGGAGTCGTCACCggcgccgctgccgctgccgggTCCCGGCGGGCCGGCGCGCCGGTCGTAGAGCTTGTCCCGCTGGCGCTCCTGGATGTCGCGCATCTCCTCGGCGTAGCGGCAGAAGGCGCCGCCGAACTTGGCCCAGGCCTTGTAGGGGACGGTGATGGCGTTGCGGTAGGACGGCTTCACCTCGCTGACCCGCAGGAACACCCCGTACTTGTTGCAGCCCACGTCGAAGAAGAAGCGCTTGGAGTCCACGGTGATGGACGTGCCCTCAGGCAGCTCCCCGTAGAGACCCCCGCCgcccgggccgccgccgccggggccgcccaGCTCGTCCTCCTCGCCGCCGTAGTCGTCGATGAGCTTGGCCAGGGCGTCGCGGAACTCGATGAGGCCCTGGGCGGGCAGCGCGATGGTCTGGCCGCTCTGCAGCCCGGGGGGGCCTCCCGCGAACCCCCCCgggccgccggggccgcggtTCACGGTCTGGCGGATGCGCAGGAAGCGCCCGCGCTGGTTCTCCTTGAGGTCCAGGTAGTACTTGCGGTTCTCCCGCACCAGGAACTCGCTCTTGagggcgcggcggggcccggcgccGTCCTCgcccggcggccccgcggcctGGGCCAGCTGCTCGGGGCTGGACGGGCCCAGCTGCGCGTAGTGCTCGATGAAGTCGCCCAGGTAGTCGCGGAACTCGGCGGCCACGGCCATGGAGAGCGTGAGGCGGCTCTTGGAGCCCCCCGCGCCCACCTCGGCGATCTTGAGGAAGCGGCCCTTGGCGTTCTGCTTCACGTCCAGGTAGAAGCGCTTGTTCTGGATGTCCAGCCGCTTGGACGCCAGCTCCTGCGTCTCCTGCTCGGGgccggccgcgccgccgccgccgggccccgcgccgggccggccccccccgccccgccgcgggcgGTCCCGaacccgccgccgccgccgcgctcgcTGCCGCTGTCCCCGTCCGCCATCTTGtccgcccgccccgcgcgccGCCCGCTTCCGGCCCCGCTGCGACACCGCTGACGTCACCGCCGCACCGCCGCCGTCACGTGCGCCGGGGGCCCCGCCCGCCGCGTCCCCGCGCGCCCCCGGCGAAGCTCCGCCCCTTCGCCAGGCCACGCCCcgaagccccctccccaccaatATAATCGCCCCGAGTCCCGCCCCCAGCTGTCAGTCACCGCGGCCACACCTCCCATTGGTCGCGgggcccgggccccgccccgcagccccctcccctccatTGAGCGTAGCGCTCCGCTGCCCGGCTGTCAATCACGGCCATCGCTGGCTCCTATTGGCCAACGCGGCCCAGGGCCCCACCCCCCCGGCTGTCAGTCACGGGGGCTAACCGCTCCTATTGGTCATTGAGGCCAcgcccccagctcctcccttcATTGAGCGCAGATTCCCGCACTTCCCTGCTGTCAATCACAGCATCCCGCAGACCCCATTGGCCTGTGTTGTCCAAAGCCCCACCCCCAGCTGTCTCTCACCGTTAGCTCAGCCCCCATTGGCCAGTGAGGCTCACAGCTCCGCCCCCTCCAGCCGGGGGTGCATGATGTCATGGCCAGTCAGCGTGACATCATCGATGACATCATGGCTGGTCAGTGGCACTGGGGCCACACCTCGGACAGGCAAACTCCATCCTCTGCCCCGAGCTGGGCCTGGAGGGCAGAACCCTCCAGAACCTCCTGGAACCCACCAGAACCTGCCAGAACCCACCAGAACCTGCCAGAACCCTCCCTGACCCCAGGTCGGGGTGAGCTGCCCGAGGGGAATCCTTGAGTCAGGGCCACGGCCACCCCTaagggacaccctgggaccACGCAGGGTCTTTGGGGATCACCTGGGAACCTTCAGCGACCTCCTGAGACCACTTGGGATCACCTGGGATCCTTCAGGAGCCTTCAGGGACCTCCCGTGGATCCTCTGGGGATCTCCTGGCCCCAGGTGGGctctcccccatcccccccaGGAAATGCAGCCCCCAGTGCTCGGCAGGACAGGCGCCCTGGGACCCTCGTGGGTGACAGCCGTGGGACAGGCCAGCACATGTCTGAGGGGACAAACGGCCCAGGGAGGGTACCCTGATCTGCCCAGGAGGGTGTGGGACCCACGCAGCCCCCTCAGCGCTCAGGGGCTCCTTTGGGAGCCCAAAGGGGACAAAGCCACCATGGGACCCACTCGGTGCGTCCCCCCCACCagtccccagggcacagggacaatGAGACGGggtccccccaccccaaattctgcccctAGACCACGGCGTCCCCCTCAGAGCCCTCCCCACCCACGGTGACAcccccagcacagacagagccaggctctccACACAAACTCTTTATGGGGGGACTTGGGGGGTCCAacagagccccagggaggggagggagggggcccccagccccccagtgGGGGATCAgtctggggggattgggggtcCCTCAGAGGGGGATCagtctggggggatttggggtccctcagAGGGGGATCAgtctggggggattgggggtcCCTCAGAGGGGGATCagtctggggggatttggggtccctcagAGGGGGATCagtctggggggatttggggtccctcagTGGGGCAGCTCGTGGGGGATCAGTTTGTAGTGGGCGCCGCAGGAGGGGCAGCGCTGGGCCTCGCCCTTGTGCAGCCAGAACCAAACCACGTAGCTGTTGTCCTCCTCACCTGGGGAGACAGGGACAGTgtgggacacacggacagggacagagggacagggacagagggacagggacagagggacagtgtGAGACGGAGCACAAGGACAGAAGGGGACGGACAAACGGACAGGAAGACAGGAATGGACACATCAATACCGTGGACAGGCACGGGTGGGAggatggacacacagacaggaaagggacagacacacagataCAGGGATGGACGGATAGATGGACAGTTCAAGGACAAGCacacggacacagggacagacggacacacggacacgaGCACAGGACAGATGGACGCGGGGATGGTCAGACGCACagacacagggatggacagacacacggacaggaccagcagcactcacagacGCAGCCCACGATGCGCTTGTTGGACACGGAGGGCACGAGGTTGGGATCCTCCTTGGTGCCCGCGTAGCGCTTGGGCCGGAACATGCCGTACGGGTCctgggggcagggcagggcacccCGGGCTGTGAgaccccccgagccccccgaggGCAGCCTGGCCCCGCGAACCCCAacctggcagccccagctgcacctCGAGACCCTGTGTGCCTGAGACTCCCCCAAATCTGAGactccagccccagagcctgccGCCCTCCAAGGACACCCCACCTGGAACATCCCCCCCAGATGACCCCGCCACCCCTCAAAGCTCAGGAACCCCCAGATCTCCTCCCCGCTGACCCCTCTGACCCCACTCCTGCCAAGGGCACCGGAACCCTGAAACAACCcgagccccccgccccgccctgAGCCCCCCCGCACCCATCCGCCAATCTCTGCCCCTCCAAGGGCAGCCGAACCCCGAAACcgccccggagccccccggcaCCCCTCGGGCCACCCCCACCCTCCGGCTGACCCCCGCCCCAGCCCCACCGCGCTCCCCGGCACTCACCAGCCCCTTGTTCATGGCCTCCATCACCTTCCGCTCCATCCCGGTCGCCTGCTCCTCATCGCTGGCCAGGTTCCCTGCGGGGCTCCGTCACACCGGGGCTGCACACACCCcaccccgccccgccccgctccccccgctCCTCCCCGCTGTtccgccccgctccccgctcccCCGTCCCCGCTCACCGGGCACGCCGAGCtggcgggcgggcgcggcgcgggcggAGGCCGCGGGCAGGAGCCGCAGGGCCGCGCTCACCCGCAGTAACCTTGAGGCCATGGCGGCGGGACTGGCGGCACTTCCGGCACGGGCGGAAGCGGAAGTGACGTTGGGCGGGACGGCGGGAGCGCCAGATGTAGCGGCGCGCCAGCACCGGAGCCACGCCCACAACCACAGAGCCCCGCCCCTTACGGATGACCCCGCCTCTGGGAATGACTCCGCCCCGTCGTGGCCACACCCTGATGCGGCCCCGCCCCGGTTTTGGCCACACCCTGATGCGGCCCCGCCCCTGGGTGTGGCCCCGCCCCCGGTGCGGGCCCGGTGGTCCCGGTGGGCGGGGCTGAGATTTTGGATGGGAGAGGGGACCCccgaggggacagggacagtgtggggGACAGGGGTACtgaggggggacagggacactggggggacagggacagtgtgggggacaggagcagcccctggaggggacagggacaatgtCCCCCAGGCCCTGGGATGGGACACCTCGGGATTTGGGGGGAccctggaggtgacagggacaccccgAGGGGACAGGcccgatgtccccagggctgcgGGACACCCCGCGAGGGGTGGGGACAGCTGCGGGGAGCGGGGacagccccgccgcccgccctccgtgcctcagtttcccctgccCGCGCTGCTTACTCATCCCCATCGATCCCATCGATCCCCCGGGCCCGGGGGGGCACTCAGGGACCTTTTCCCCCCCAGTTTCGAGGCCGCTCCGGCGGGACCCTCCCGGCGGTGACCCCAACCCCGGGGGcgccgcggggagcgggggcAGCGGCCCTGGGCCCCTCCCCACAACCACCCCAAACTTCTGTGGGAAAGCGCAAAAACCCGCGGGGAGGGGAGGGCGccaagggaggaggaggaggaggaggaggagaggagaggaggagaggagggcaggACGGGCACGGGCAGCACCCGCCCCGCGCTGCCGCAGGAGCCCCGCAGGGCTGGGGGAccccggtgcccccggtgcccccggggCCATGGGCATCCAGGGCATGGAGCTGTGCGCCGTGGCCGTGGTCATCCTCCTCTTCATCGCCGTGCTCAAGCAGTTCGGCATCCTGGAGCCCATCTCTGCCGAAGGTACCCCCCCTCCCCGAGCCCAAATTAACgctaattaatgaattaatgagGGCTCGGCCCCATTGCCCGGGGacctcctggagcagagccGGGTTTGGGTCTGGGGTCGTCTCGGGAGGGTCTGGGGGGAAGGACGAAGATTTGGGGGGAAGGACGaagatttggggctggggggagcgggcagagcccccagaccctccTGCCGTGCCCTGGCCTGGGGGacccccagagcatccccaaaACACCCGGGATAGGGACCCCCACCTAAAAGAACCAGGATggggacccccaccccaaacacccGGGGAGAACGGGACCCCCACCCCATTAACCCCCAGGAGCCGGCAATGGGGACCCCCGGCGacccccaaaccttcccaaggAGGGCCGGGAGGGCTCCGAGCTGGCGCTGACCCCAACAAGCCCCCCGAGGTGGGGGTCACgaccccacagggacccccaaaccctgaGATTGCACACCAGGGACCCGCAAGGCCCCCCCAGGTCCCCTGAGACCCCTCACCCCCCTCTGACAGCGCCTGGGAACGCTCGGGGCTCCCAAGCCCATCCCAGAATTGCTGAACGGCCCCGCAGGGGCTTCCCGGGCGGGAATTATTAATGAAGCATCATTTATTAATTACCTTGCGCCAggccgggcgggagcggcggcggccgagAGGCGGCTCGGGAACGTTCGGAGCCCCGGGAGTGCGGGGAAAGCCCCGGGACGCGGCAGCCGCGGGGCCCCGGGGAGctccggggctgcggggccgtgcggggGAGTTCGGGGGTGCAGGGGGGTCCCTAGGGGGTCTCTGCCC containing:
- the PURB gene encoding LOW QUALITY PROTEIN: transcriptional activator protein Pur-beta (The sequence of the model RefSeq protein was modified relative to this genomic sequence to represent the inferred CDS: inserted 1 base in 1 codon); the encoded protein is MADGDSGSERGGGGGFGTARGGAGGAGPAXGPGGGGAAGPEQETQELASKRLDIQNKRFYLDVKQNAKGRFLKIAEVGAGGSKSRLTLSMAVAAEFRDYLGDFIEHYAQLGPSSPEQLAQAAGPPGEDGAGPRRALKSEFLVRENRKYYLDLKENQRGRFLRIRQTVNRGPGGPGGFAGGPPGLQSGQTIALPAQGLIEFRDALAKLIDDYGGEEDELGGPGGGGPGGGGLYGELPEGTSITVDSKRFFFDVGCNKYGVFLRVSEVKPSYRNAITVPYKAWAKFGGAFCRYAEEMRDIQERQRDKLYDRRAGPPGPGSGSGAGDDSDGDDVDDD
- the LOC115912541 gene encoding cytochrome c oxidase subunit 5B, mitochondrial; amino-acid sequence: MASRLLRVSAALRLLPAASARAAPARQLGVPGNLASDEEQATGMERKVMEAMNKGLDPYGMFRPKRYAGTKEDPNLVPSVSNKRIVGCVCEEDNSYVVWFWLHKGEAQRCPSCGAHYKLIPHELPH